One Pseudomonas tolaasii NCPPB 2192 genomic window carries:
- a CDS encoding GNAT family N-acetyltransferase — protein sequence MSQIDIRPVTAADHAAWLPLWQAYLKFYQTELPDAVSQSTWQRLIDAGEPTHSALAWQDGTAVGMVNFIYHRSNWSIENSCYLQDLLVDPAQRGTGVGRKLIEFVYATAKADGCAKVHWLTHETNATAIQLYERIAERPGFIQFRKGL from the coding sequence ATGAGCCAGATCGACATCCGCCCCGTTACCGCCGCCGACCACGCCGCCTGGTTGCCGCTGTGGCAGGCGTATTTGAAGTTCTACCAAACCGAACTGCCGGACGCCGTCAGCCAAAGCACCTGGCAGCGCCTGATCGACGCCGGCGAACCGACCCATTCGGCGTTGGCCTGGCAGGACGGCACAGCGGTGGGCATGGTCAACTTCATCTACCACCGCTCCAACTGGAGCATCGAGAACTCTTGCTACCTGCAGGATTTGCTGGTGGACCCGGCCCAGCGCGGCACCGGTGTGGGGCGCAAGTTGATCGAATTCGTCTACGCCACCGCCAAGGCCGATGGCTGCGCCAAGGTGCACTGGCTGACCCACGAAACCAATGCCACGGCGATCCAGCTGTACGAGCGCATCGCCGAACGCCCGGGTTTCATCCAATTTCGCAAAGGCCTTTAA
- a CDS encoding PLP-dependent aminotransferase family protein — MSPITPPLSFNPAGIELDRRQGLARQLYEALRQRVLDGRLVSGTRLPATRDLAAALSISRNSVVRAYDQLYAEGFIESRVGDGTYVAQLPTAKKLSTKLSTGLSTGLSPALSTKWAHLPEDLDNEVIHSGGLARIKTHHLALPPAGPPRAFRVGVPAFDLFPFEVWAKLNGAFWRNPDLELLCYGDPAGDARLRGLIAAYLRSSRGMQCSAEQIVITSGAQQAISLCAQLLVEPGDGVAVENPGYRAAGHAFALAGAKLHGVPVDSDGIECQVLNTLEDCRVAYVTPSHQYPLGVVMSLARRLELLAWAERTGGWIIEDDYDGEYRYSGAPLSPLAALDRSGRVLYVGTFGKVAFPALRLGYLVLPAGLVDAFSRRRAVDMRHSEVSTQAVMAEFMAAGHFQRHIRRMRRAALSRRNALIAGWPAGLPGMGELPSVAAGLHMTVRVDSLAREQQLLEQAHAVDVEVNGLSSYWLAESTTPADQRAGLVLGFAAVPEAGIAQALARLRQAWQR; from the coding sequence ATGTCGCCGATTACGCCGCCACTGTCCTTTAACCCTGCCGGGATTGAGCTGGATCGCCGCCAGGGCCTGGCGCGCCAGCTGTATGAGGCGCTGCGCCAGCGCGTGCTGGACGGGCGGCTGGTGAGTGGCACGCGTCTACCCGCCACCCGCGATCTGGCGGCGGCGTTGTCGATCTCGCGCAACAGCGTGGTACGCGCCTACGACCAGCTGTACGCGGAAGGGTTTATCGAAAGCCGGGTCGGTGATGGCACTTACGTGGCCCAGTTGCCCACTGCAAAAAAACTATCCACAAAACTGTCCACAGGGTTATCGACAGGCTTATCCCCAGCCTTATCCACAAAATGGGCGCATTTGCCGGAAGATCTCGACAACGAAGTTATCCACAGCGGCGGTCTGGCGCGGATAAAAACCCATCACCTGGCCCTGCCGCCCGCGGGGCCGCCTCGCGCATTTCGCGTGGGCGTGCCGGCGTTCGATCTGTTCCCGTTTGAGGTGTGGGCCAAGCTGAACGGGGCATTCTGGCGCAATCCGGACCTGGAGCTGCTCTGCTATGGCGACCCGGCGGGTGACGCGCGGTTGCGGGGTTTGATCGCGGCTTATTTGCGCAGCTCGCGGGGCATGCAGTGCTCGGCTGAGCAAATAGTGATCACCAGTGGTGCGCAGCAGGCAATCAGCCTTTGTGCACAGTTGCTGGTGGAACCTGGCGATGGGGTGGCGGTGGAAAACCCCGGCTATCGCGCGGCCGGGCATGCGTTTGCCCTGGCCGGCGCGAAATTGCATGGCGTGCCGGTCGACAGCGATGGCATTGAGTGCCAGGTGCTCAATACCCTGGAGGACTGCCGCGTGGCGTACGTCACACCCTCTCATCAATATCCGCTGGGCGTAGTGATGAGCCTGGCGCGGCGTCTGGAGTTGCTGGCCTGGGCCGAGCGTACGGGCGGCTGGATCATTGAGGACGACTACGACGGCGAGTACCGCTACAGCGGCGCGCCGTTGTCGCCGTTGGCGGCTTTGGACCGCAGCGGGCGCGTGCTCTACGTCGGCACGTTTGGCAAAGTGGCGTTTCCTGCGCTGCGCCTGGGGTACCTGGTGTTGCCGGCAGGGCTGGTGGACGCGTTCTCGCGGCGCCGTGCGGTGGACATGCGCCACTCCGAAGTCAGCACCCAGGCGGTGATGGCCGAGTTCATGGCGGCCGGGCATTTTCAGCGGCATATCCGCCGCATGCGTCGCGCCGCGTTGAGTCGTCGCAATGCCTTGATCGCCGGCTGGCCCGCCGGGTTGCCGGGCATGGGCGAATTGCCCAGCGTGGCGGCGGGCCTGCACATGACCGTGCGCGTGGACAGCCTGGCCCGTGAACAACAATTGCTTGAGCAGGCCCATGCGGTGGACGTCGAAGTCAATGGTTTGAGCAGCTACTGGCTGGCAGAGTCGACCACCCCCGCAGATCAGCGCGCCGGGCTGGTGCTCGGGTTTGCCGCGGTGCCGGAAGCGGGCATTGCCCAGGCTCTGGCGCGTTTGCGCCAGGCCTGGCAGCGCTGA
- a CDS encoding histone deacetylase family protein → MLTIYSDDHHLHHGRCELMDGQLMPCFEMPSRADHVLQRVKDRELGPVQAPQDFGLAPLQRIHSRDYLDFFKGAWERWTAFNTDGDLLPYTWPARTLRRVLPTSLHGQLGYYSFDGGAPITAGTWQAAYSAAQVALTAQQAIAQGARSAFALCRPPGHHAASDLMGGYCYLNNAAIAAQAFLDQGHKKVAIIDVDYHHGNGTQSIFYERSDVLFTSIHGHPEAEFPFFLGYADELGEGAGTGFNFNYPLPAGSGWDQWSAALEQACQQTERYDADILVISLGVDTFKDDPISQFKLDSPDYLAMGARLARLGKPTLFVMEGGYAVEEIGINAVNVLEGFEQSGATR, encoded by the coding sequence ATGCTGACGATCTACTCCGACGACCACCACCTGCACCACGGCCGCTGCGAACTGATGGACGGGCAACTGATGCCCTGCTTCGAAATGCCCTCGCGCGCCGACCATGTACTGCAACGGGTCAAAGACCGCGAACTGGGCCCGGTGCAGGCCCCGCAGGACTTCGGCCTGGCGCCCCTGCAACGCATTCACAGCCGTGACTACCTCGACTTCTTCAAAGGCGCCTGGGAGCGCTGGACCGCGTTCAACACCGACGGCGACCTGCTGCCCTACACCTGGCCCGCCCGCACCCTGCGCCGGGTATTGCCCACCAGCCTGCATGGCCAGCTCGGCTACTACAGTTTTGACGGCGGCGCGCCGATCACCGCCGGCACCTGGCAGGCGGCGTACAGCGCGGCGCAAGTGGCGCTCACCGCTCAGCAAGCCATCGCGCAAGGCGCACGCAGCGCATTTGCCCTCTGTCGCCCGCCCGGGCATCACGCCGCCAGCGACTTGATGGGGGGTTATTGCTACCTCAACAATGCCGCCATCGCTGCCCAGGCTTTTCTCGACCAGGGCCACAAGAAGGTCGCGATCATCGATGTGGACTACCACCACGGCAACGGCACCCAGTCGATTTTCTATGAACGCAGCGACGTGTTGTTCACCTCGATCCACGGCCACCCGGAAGCGGAGTTCCCCTTCTTCCTGGGCTACGCCGATGAGTTGGGCGAAGGCGCAGGCACAGGTTTCAACTTCAACTACCCACTGCCGGCAGGCTCAGGCTGGGACCAGTGGAGCGCCGCCCTCGAACAGGCCTGCCAACAGACCGAGCGCTACGACGCCGACATCCTCGTGATCTCCCTGGGCGTGGACACGTTCAAGGATGACCCCATCTCCCAGTTCAAGCTAGACAGCCCGGATTACCTGGCCATGGGTGCACGCCTCGCCCGCCTGGGCAAGCCCACCCTGTTTGTGATGGAAGGCGGCTACGCCGTCGAAGAAATCGGCATCAATGCCGTCAACGTCCTTGAAGGTTTCGAACAATCAGGAGCTACCCGATGA
- a CDS encoding FMN-binding negative transcriptional regulator, translating to MYTPRAFALDDLPELHQLIQHTRLAQLVTFGEQGLLASHLPLLLNPDEGPNGTLYGHLAKANPQWKDLQNGGDALVIFAGAEAYVSPAFYPAKAEHGKVVPTWNYIAVHAYGQAEVFSDAERLLGVVTALTDRHERGRAQPWAVSDAPADYIEGMLKAIVGFALPIERLIGKRKLSQNRSPADIAGVREGLAASPDVRDQTLARFIPQGVSE from the coding sequence ATGTACACACCTCGCGCCTTTGCCCTCGACGATTTGCCCGAATTGCACCAACTGATCCAGCACACCCGCCTGGCGCAGTTGGTGACCTTCGGTGAGCAAGGCCTGCTGGCCAGCCATTTGCCGCTGTTGCTGAACCCCGACGAGGGCCCGAACGGCACGCTGTACGGGCACCTGGCCAAAGCCAACCCGCAGTGGAAAGACCTGCAGAACGGCGGCGACGCACTGGTGATTTTCGCCGGCGCCGAGGCCTACGTCAGCCCGGCGTTCTACCCGGCCAAGGCCGAGCACGGCAAAGTCGTGCCCACCTGGAACTACATCGCCGTGCACGCTTATGGCCAGGCCGAAGTGTTCAGCGACGCCGAGCGGCTACTCGGCGTGGTCACCGCGCTGACTGACCGCCATGAGCGCGGCCGCGCCCAGCCCTGGGCAGTCAGCGACGCCCCCGCCGATTACATCGAGGGCATGCTCAAAGCCATCGTCGGCTTCGCCCTGCCGATCGAGCGTCTGATCGGCAAACGCAAACTCAGCCAGAACCGCAGCCCGGCCGACATCGCCGGCGTACGCGAAGGCCTGGCCGCCAGCCCGGACGTGCGTGACCAGACCCTCGCGCGCTTTATTCCACAAGGAGTTTCAGAATGA
- a CDS encoding AraC family transcriptional regulator codes for MLHSHLTTLNAVSLVLTTFKDQGLASDVLLAGSGIGTADLRRADTRITTCQEMRVCANAVALRQDIGLELGQRMHVSCYGLLGYALLTSATLGDALRLALRYPALLGTLFELSLVEDGEQIWLTAGDYREDPALAAFNVEFCLVSMKVICDDLLGRPLPLREARFNYTAPVYHARYAERFECPLRFDALVNGFAFDQSVLEHPLPLADAITHRAMAERCRKQNSEFTGRQAWLNRVRQLLADQLHAAPGLDGLAAQMNCSARTLRRHLQALGCSYQQLLDELRFEKAKQWLAQDQMPIHKIAEQLGFSETASFRHAFVRWSGVAPSLMRH; via the coding sequence ATGCTGCATTCACACCTGACCACCCTCAACGCCGTGTCGCTGGTGTTGACCACCTTCAAGGACCAAGGCCTGGCGAGCGACGTGTTACTGGCGGGCAGCGGCATTGGCACGGCGGATTTGCGCCGTGCCGACACGCGCATCACCACCTGCCAGGAAATGCGCGTGTGCGCCAATGCTGTGGCCCTGCGACAAGACATCGGCCTGGAGCTGGGCCAGCGCATGCACGTGTCCTGCTACGGTTTGCTCGGCTATGCGCTCCTCACCAGTGCCACCTTAGGTGACGCCTTGCGCCTGGCGCTGCGCTACCCGGCACTGCTGGGAACACTTTTCGAGCTGAGCCTGGTGGAAGACGGCGAGCAAATCTGGCTGACTGCCGGCGACTATCGGGAGGATCCGGCGCTGGCGGCATTCAATGTGGAATTTTGCCTGGTGTCGATGAAAGTCATCTGCGATGACCTGCTCGGCCGCCCGTTGCCCTTGCGCGAAGCACGTTTCAACTACACGGCGCCGGTTTATCACGCACGCTATGCCGAGCGCTTCGAGTGCCCGCTGCGGTTCGACGCTTTGGTCAACGGTTTTGCCTTCGACCAAAGCGTGCTTGAACACCCCCTGCCCCTGGCGGACGCCATCACCCACCGGGCCATGGCCGAACGCTGCCGCAAGCAAAACTCGGAGTTCACCGGGCGCCAGGCCTGGCTCAACCGGGTGCGCCAATTGCTGGCCGACCAGTTGCACGCAGCCCCCGGTCTTGATGGCTTGGCTGCGCAGATGAATTGTTCCGCCCGCACACTGCGCCGGCACCTGCAGGCCCTGGGTTGCAGCTACCAGCAACTGCTCGACGAACTGCGCTTTGAAAAGGCCAAGCAGTGGCTGGCTCAAGACCAGATGCCGATCCACAAGATCGCCGAACAGCTGGGCTTCAGCGAAACCGCCAGCTTTCGCCACGCGTTTGTGCGCTGGAGTGGTGTAGCGCCCAGCCTGATGCGCCATTGA
- a CDS encoding polyamine ABC transporter substrate-binding protein, whose product MKMLASLALCAAVLSGAVQAEEKTLKVYNWFDYITPKALDDFKAQNPAIKLVYDIFDTNEALEAKLLTGNSGYDVVVPSNVFLAKQIEAGVFQPLDRSQLPNWNHLDPKLMKLIEANDPGNKFAVPYMYGTILIGFNPDKVKAVLGPNAPVDSWDLIFKEENISKLKQCGVALLDSPSEILPLALQHLGLDPNSSNPKDYVKAEALLMKIRPYITYFHSSKYMADIANGDICVAVGYSGSFSQAANRAREAKNGVTVDMRLPKEGAPIWFDMLAIPKGAQNPQDAYTFINYLLQPQVIAPISDFVGYPNPNKDATGLVDPSIRNNPNLYPTEAAMATLYTLKPLGRDAERARTRAWTKIKSGT is encoded by the coding sequence ATGAAAATGCTCGCCTCCCTCGCGCTGTGCGCCGCCGTGTTGAGCGGTGCGGTGCAGGCCGAAGAAAAAACCCTCAAGGTCTACAACTGGTTCGACTACATCACGCCCAAGGCGCTGGACGATTTCAAGGCGCAGAACCCCGCGATCAAACTGGTGTACGACATCTTCGACACCAACGAAGCGCTGGAAGCCAAATTGCTCACCGGCAACTCCGGCTATGACGTGGTGGTGCCGTCCAACGTGTTCCTGGCCAAGCAGATCGAAGCCGGCGTGTTCCAGCCCCTGGACCGCAGCCAGTTGCCCAACTGGAACCACCTCGACCCCAAGCTGATGAAGCTGATCGAGGCCAACGACCCCGGCAACAAATTCGCAGTGCCCTACATGTACGGCACCATCCTGATCGGCTTCAACCCGGACAAGGTCAAGGCCGTGCTGGGCCCCAACGCACCGGTGGACAGTTGGGACCTGATCTTCAAGGAAGAGAACATCAGCAAGCTCAAGCAATGCGGCGTGGCCTTGCTTGATTCGCCGTCGGAAATCCTGCCGCTGGCGCTGCAGCACCTGGGCCTGGACCCCAACAGCAGCAACCCCAAGGATTACGTCAAGGCTGAAGCGCTGTTGATGAAAATCCGCCCGTACATCACCTACTTCCACTCGTCCAAATACATGGCCGACATCGCCAATGGCGACATCTGCGTGGCCGTCGGTTATTCGGGCAGTTTTTCCCAGGCGGCCAACCGCGCCAGGGAGGCCAAAAATGGCGTGACCGTAGACATGCGCCTGCCCAAAGAAGGCGCGCCGATCTGGTTCGACATGCTCGCCATTCCCAAGGGCGCGCAGAACCCGCAGGACGCGTACACCTTCATCAACTATCTGCTGCAACCTCAGGTGATCGCGCCGATCAGCGATTTTGTCGGCTACCCCAACCCGAACAAGGACGCCACCGGGCTGGTCGACCCGTCGATCCGCAACAACCCCAACCTGTACCCGACCGAGGCGGCAATGGCGACGCTCTACACGCTCAAACCGTTGGGGCGTGATGCGGAACGGGCTCGCACACGGGCCTGGACCAAGATCAAGTCCGGCACCTGA
- a CDS encoding dermonecrotic toxin domain-containing protein: MTSSASTEPQHSLTDTLIAQMSTGPAFREVAAILLREQFQALYPTLDIDPNTAVVGTPLWDIEEDQVVPAGCHYQVLTDVLAVQSVLAVPTLYIEGQHFLTQLPIIEPAVHLPVRILDIASILNTLAPVILRGYQQAQLEYWNAAEGDSGPRWHALSGVLRDLWNVEQMPGWTAADCRMARELFQTPDAATRKRDEPEAVRAYVVDVDQIDEAGNTTHLDENLISVLIGKSEGREVVLTHSLMSSFKKYRSLDELGKDLPLLAAHKKLEWRLVEPEGDFFDYLASTFIAIQIRAIGAIDFSYLREADASQHSLAQPPTPRAKRDTPALNHYVQALPEWLTRASASDQDAYSRHLKDLATLHSANEGRTYDEGISPLQPFTLDRLSTEMRKDHPDVLPQWLGELDIVVRSPVVWGTFAVPGQIETTVFSLTELALQNLIALPLGIKSLRLRNPLALPDWLTVDYLESLVRRVDIGSTYPALIQRTLLDNPQDSSRRRSLYAQHLRIQLPLLALQCKLRDEGGIDEQGYAYVKAVMQTELAERQVKGQRIVMRPLAFVPTRRQDSAADQVTNMFVIGPEDPNTGPCLLYRPLLDKPLSQFPSQSNLLYALQQSRSLRESVLAWLPDKVRDDYAQYVFPGDLPSPWAVVEFLADPFKLWIMGGPLTLGQDTIEDDLFSALYDANANALITLADRQSVSNAEARWATFKRAGWLIFNSALPFLGRTVGVAAWIWQIMDQLQNVVDAHEHPEQQSTWAAFVELLLNLGTALTLHSVTRVAPRLPTPGEPVVMPKQPSPPTPVSITRLTPIASDALITHDQPLHVSGAINRTPARLATVLDSFMVAKPDALGDANSEPGAYHFLHRDGQDWYAPVAHRWFKVRVDENDDVQIVDAMLPNRIGPLLIHNSSGQWFIDTRLRLRGGGPRLLTAKARVEAKQKAQQLRERLEAFERGKKTAQNELQQARQALDAGPSTSADALRNTYIQTLETQRTEYESALQMLKEMNVHEPSAEYAPKALNYIKAQTRLTQAVLSDILARFTPKWRTVHDQMQRQVEVPQERHIEDFREMRELAGKLLVQLEYMHGRFTELKGLARDGALLLNTLKGSMPVYTPDDLKAIRVSLTRNLCLPEASIKHTPQAWVAIDQIVDTADIAIQCLRDTLEERSDRRLDERIDSLSSLIEQFQLLDERLQDFPVEFPEQAITDQLHELRGELTEFQRRATSNLGLLSLERTQVRGRPTPPSTPPRPKKQFIHTRYNGVLIGEPRLSSLGLETGLVDIRSPLTQQVLATYHEKAKGVWVVRDRTPPPSADPVAMDVQQSAAQGQALLNGLPAFLTRARIHANRVDRAPFGIEHMYHQHARRLELARHAIENALTQRNLAENDAGSAPASAMTKALDSALADLYQQSNQLVQRTLRLRPPTVSGIEWLKRHNVVAIKKTLTRRRIKSAKPDYLDEYVISDRVTGQVLWYAHFHYSTSWTPDKAYLCARLKTPEEHRLGATADSPKGLNHAQTIAFYRSEISLEQARELFFERPKSESGH; this comes from the coding sequence ATGACTTCATCTGCTTCAACCGAACCCCAACACAGCCTCACGGACACGCTGATCGCGCAGATGTCCACCGGTCCCGCGTTTCGCGAAGTGGCAGCCATCTTGCTGCGTGAACAATTTCAGGCCCTGTACCCCACGCTGGACATCGACCCGAATACCGCTGTGGTCGGCACTCCGCTGTGGGACATCGAGGAAGACCAGGTCGTACCCGCCGGCTGCCATTATCAGGTGCTCACTGATGTTCTTGCCGTACAGTCAGTTTTGGCGGTGCCCACGCTTTACATCGAAGGCCAGCATTTTCTGACCCAACTGCCGATCATCGAACCGGCGGTCCACCTGCCGGTGCGCATCCTCGATATCGCCAGCATCCTCAATACCCTGGCCCCCGTAATATTGCGCGGTTACCAACAAGCCCAGCTGGAGTACTGGAACGCTGCCGAAGGTGATAGCGGCCCGCGTTGGCATGCTCTATCGGGCGTGTTGCGCGACCTCTGGAACGTGGAACAGATGCCTGGCTGGACCGCTGCAGATTGCCGAATGGCGCGCGAGCTTTTTCAAACCCCGGACGCGGCCACGCGCAAGCGAGATGAACCAGAGGCCGTTAGAGCCTATGTGGTGGATGTCGACCAGATCGATGAAGCGGGCAACACCACCCACCTTGATGAAAACCTGATCAGCGTGCTTATCGGCAAATCCGAGGGCCGCGAGGTGGTACTCACCCATTCGTTGATGTCGAGCTTCAAGAAGTACCGGTCCCTCGACGAGTTGGGCAAGGACCTGCCGCTGCTGGCGGCGCATAAAAAACTGGAGTGGCGCCTGGTCGAGCCTGAGGGTGATTTTTTCGACTACCTGGCCAGTACGTTCATCGCCATCCAGATCAGGGCGATTGGGGCCATCGACTTTTCCTACCTGCGTGAGGCGGATGCCTCGCAACACAGCCTGGCACAACCCCCCACGCCCCGCGCCAAACGAGACACGCCAGCCTTGAACCACTATGTTCAGGCCCTGCCCGAATGGCTCACCCGCGCGTCCGCTTCGGACCAGGACGCCTACTCGCGCCACCTCAAGGACCTGGCAACCTTGCACAGCGCCAACGAGGGCCGCACCTACGACGAAGGCATCAGCCCTCTCCAGCCATTTACCCTCGATCGGCTCAGCACCGAAATGCGCAAGGACCACCCGGACGTGCTCCCTCAGTGGCTGGGCGAGCTCGACATCGTAGTACGCAGCCCCGTGGTCTGGGGCACTTTCGCCGTGCCGGGGCAAATCGAGACGACGGTGTTCAGCCTGACCGAACTGGCGCTGCAAAACCTCATTGCCTTGCCATTGGGTATCAAATCCTTGCGCCTGCGCAATCCGCTTGCGTTACCGGACTGGCTGACCGTCGACTACCTGGAAAGTCTCGTCAGGCGCGTGGACATCGGCAGCACCTACCCGGCACTGATCCAGCGAACGCTGCTGGATAATCCGCAGGACTCCTCCCGCCGGCGCTCTCTTTACGCCCAGCACTTGCGCATTCAACTGCCGTTGCTGGCATTGCAGTGCAAATTGCGCGACGAAGGCGGCATTGATGAGCAAGGCTATGCGTATGTAAAAGCCGTGATGCAGACCGAACTTGCCGAACGCCAGGTCAAGGGCCAGCGCATTGTGATGCGTCCTCTGGCGTTCGTGCCGACCCGCCGCCAGGACAGCGCTGCGGATCAGGTCACCAATATGTTCGTGATCGGACCGGAAGACCCGAACACCGGCCCCTGCCTCCTCTACCGGCCGCTGCTGGACAAACCTCTTTCCCAGTTTCCATCGCAAAGCAATCTGCTTTACGCCTTGCAGCAGTCCAGAAGCCTGCGCGAGTCAGTACTGGCATGGCTGCCGGATAAAGTGCGCGATGATTATGCCCAATATGTGTTCCCGGGCGACCTGCCGTCACCCTGGGCGGTGGTCGAATTCCTGGCAGACCCCTTCAAGTTGTGGATCATGGGCGGGCCGCTGACGCTCGGCCAGGATACGATCGAGGATGACCTGTTCAGCGCACTGTACGACGCCAACGCCAACGCCCTGATCACCCTCGCCGACCGGCAATCGGTGTCCAACGCCGAAGCGCGCTGGGCCACGTTCAAGCGCGCCGGCTGGCTGATCTTCAACAGTGCATTGCCGTTTCTGGGGCGCACTGTCGGGGTGGCGGCCTGGATCTGGCAGATCATGGATCAACTGCAAAACGTGGTCGACGCCCATGAGCATCCTGAGCAGCAATCCACGTGGGCCGCATTCGTAGAACTGCTGCTTAACCTCGGTACGGCCCTTACCTTGCACAGCGTAACCCGCGTCGCGCCGCGCCTGCCGACGCCAGGCGAGCCTGTGGTTATGCCAAAGCAACCCTCTCCTCCAACGCCCGTCAGCATCACCCGGCTCACGCCGATTGCCTCGGATGCACTGATCACCCATGACCAACCGCTGCACGTCAGCGGCGCAATCAACCGAACGCCCGCGCGACTGGCCACCGTACTGGACAGCTTCATGGTGGCCAAACCCGATGCGCTGGGAGACGCCAACAGCGAACCTGGGGCCTATCATTTTCTGCACCGCGACGGGCAAGACTGGTACGCCCCGGTGGCACATCGCTGGTTCAAAGTGCGGGTCGACGAAAATGACGATGTGCAGATTGTCGACGCCATGCTCCCCAATCGTATCGGCCCTCTATTAATTCATAACAGCAGCGGCCAATGGTTTATCGACACCCGCCTGCGCCTGCGCGGTGGCGGGCCCAGGCTCCTGACCGCCAAGGCGCGCGTGGAAGCCAAACAAAAGGCCCAGCAATTGCGCGAGCGCCTGGAAGCCTTCGAGCGCGGCAAAAAAACCGCCCAGAACGAGCTGCAACAAGCCCGCCAGGCGTTGGACGCAGGGCCCTCCACGTCGGCCGACGCGCTCAGGAACACCTACATCCAGACCCTGGAGACCCAACGCACGGAGTACGAATCGGCCCTGCAAATGCTCAAGGAAATGAACGTCCACGAACCCAGCGCCGAGTACGCGCCCAAAGCCCTCAATTACATCAAGGCCCAGACCAGGCTGACTCAGGCCGTGCTCAGCGATATCCTCGCGCGCTTCACCCCCAAGTGGCGCACCGTGCACGATCAGATGCAGCGCCAGGTCGAAGTGCCGCAAGAACGCCACATCGAGGATTTCCGCGAAATGCGCGAACTGGCCGGCAAGCTGCTCGTGCAATTGGAATACATGCATGGCCGCTTCACCGAACTCAAGGGGCTGGCCAGGGATGGAGCGCTGCTGCTCAATACGCTCAAGGGCTCGATGCCGGTCTACACCCCCGACGACCTCAAGGCGATACGCGTATCACTGACCCGCAACTTGTGCCTGCCCGAGGCGAGCATCAAGCACACGCCGCAAGCCTGGGTGGCGATCGACCAGATTGTCGACACCGCCGATATCGCGATTCAGTGCCTGCGCGACACCCTGGAGGAGCGCAGTGACCGGCGTCTGGATGAACGCATTGACAGCCTGAGCAGCCTGATCGAACAGTTTCAATTGCTGGATGAACGCTTGCAGGATTTCCCGGTGGAATTTCCCGAGCAGGCCATTACCGACCAACTGCATGAACTGCGCGGTGAACTGACGGAGTTTCAGCGTCGCGCCACCAGCAATCTCGGCCTGCTGAGCCTGGAAAGAACCCAGGTCAGAGGGCGCCCCACCCCGCCGTCGACGCCGCCGCGGCCGAAGAAACAATTTATCCATACCCGCTACAACGGTGTGCTGATCGGTGAGCCGCGCCTGAGCAGCCTGGGCCTTGAAACCGGCCTGGTGGATATTCGCTCTCCCCTGACCCAGCAAGTGCTGGCTACTTATCATGAGAAGGCCAAGGGCGTCTGGGTTGTGCGCGACCGCACGCCACCGCCCTCCGCCGACCCCGTGGCAATGGATGTCCAGCAGAGCGCGGCTCAGGGCCAGGCATTGCTCAATGGGTTACCCGCGTTTCTCACACGGGCCCGCATCCATGCCAACCGCGTTGATCGCGCACCTTTCGGCATCGAACACATGTACCACCAGCATGCACGCCGCCTGGAGCTGGCCCGCCATGCGATTGAAAACGCCTTGACGCAACGCAATCTCGCCGAGAACGATGCTGGCTCGGCCCCCGCCAGTGCCATGACCAAAGCCCTCGATAGCGCCCTGGCCGACCTTTATCAGCAGAGCAATCAGTTGGTGCAACGCACGCTCAGGTTGCGCCCACCCACCGTCTCCGGCATTGAATGGCTCAAGCGGCACAATGTGGTGGCCATCAAAAAAACCCTGACCCGCCGTCGCATCAAATCCGCGAAGCCGGACTACCTGGACGAATACGTCATCAGCGACCGCGTCACGGGGCAAGTGCTGTGGTACGCGCACTTTCACTACAGCACCAGTTGGACGCCGGACAAGGCTTACCTCTGCGCCCGTCTGAAAACCCCGGAAGAGCACCGCCTGGGCGCCACCGCCGATTCCCCCAAGGGCCTGAACCACGCACAAACAATTGCGTTCTATCGCAGCGAGATCAGCCTGGAACAAGCGCGCGAGCTGTTTTTCGAACGCCCCAAATCCGAGTCTGGCCATTGA